In Geobacter anodireducens, a genomic segment contains:
- a CDS encoding 50S ribosomal protein L17 has product MRHNKAGRRLGRTTSHRIAMFRNMVTSLFAHERITTTDAKAKELRSIAEKMITLGKRGDLHAVRQAASYIRDKKVVTKLFSTIAPRYTEREGGYTRIIKLGIRPGDCAPLSVIELVEEQFEKKVKKSKPAAPAQAVSAKPAVEETGEIAAAQPQEPEVEISEVKDPAEECEAKAD; this is encoded by the coding sequence ATGCGTCACAATAAGGCGGGAAGAAGGCTGGGAAGAACGACGAGTCACCGTATCGCCATGTTCAGGAACATGGTGACCTCGCTCTTTGCCCATGAGCGGATCACTACGACTGATGCCAAGGCGAAGGAGCTGCGCTCCATAGCCGAGAAGATGATCACTCTCGGCAAAAGGGGCGATCTCCACGCGGTGCGTCAGGCAGCCTCATATATTCGTGACAAGAAGGTTGTCACCAAGCTTTTCTCCACAATCGCACCCCGTTACACGGAGCGCGAGGGAGGTTATACCCGTATCATCAAGCTGGGGATCAGACCCGGTGACTGCGCACCTCTTTCCGTAATCGAACTCGTTGAAGAACAGTTCGAAAAGAAGGTGAAGAAGAGCAAGCCTGCCGCGCCGGCTCAAGCTGTTTCCGCCAAGCCTGCAGTTGAGGAAACGGGCGAAATCGCCGCTGCGCAGCCCCAAGAGCCGGAAGTCGAAATCTCCGAAGTCAAGGACCCGGCAGAGGAGTGCGAAGCCAAGGCCGACTAA
- a CDS encoding DNA-directed RNA polymerase subunit alpha (catalyzes the transcription of DNA into RNA using the four ribonucleoside triphosphates as substrates. Dimerization of the alpha subunit is the first step in the sequential assembly of subunits to form the holoenzyme) yields MYRNWRDLISPKKLQVESETLTNKYGKFYAEPFERGFGTTLGNSLRRVLLSSLQGAAITSVRIKGVLHEFSSIPGVTEDVTNIILNLKGVSLKMYGTEPKTVRIIHKGDGIITAGDIITDPQVEILNPEHHIATCSKDANFEMEMVVKVGKGYVPADRNRDEKAPVGTIPIDALFSPIRKVNFTVSNARVGQMTDYDKLTLEVWTNGSVIPEDAVAFAAKILKEQLSIFINFDEEAEPSGEAEVGEGESPINENLYRSVDELELSVRSANCLKNAGIKLIGELVSRTEAEMLKTQNFGRKSLNEIKDILAEMGLTLGMKLEGFPDPEVMRRLRGERKDEE; encoded by the coding sequence ATGTATAGAAACTGGCGCGACCTGATCAGTCCGAAAAAACTTCAGGTTGAAAGCGAGACGCTTACCAATAAATACGGAAAATTTTATGCAGAACCGTTCGAGCGCGGATTCGGCACGACCCTCGGCAATTCGCTCCGCAGGGTATTGCTTTCCTCGCTCCAGGGCGCAGCTATCACCTCTGTAAGGATCAAGGGGGTACTTCACGAGTTTTCCTCCATCCCCGGTGTGACCGAGGATGTTACCAATATCATTCTCAACCTGAAGGGCGTAAGCCTCAAAATGTACGGCACCGAGCCCAAGACCGTACGGATCATTCATAAGGGCGACGGTATCATCACGGCAGGCGACATCATCACCGATCCCCAGGTTGAGATCCTGAATCCCGAGCACCACATCGCCACATGCTCCAAGGATGCGAATTTCGAAATGGAAATGGTGGTGAAGGTGGGCAAGGGCTATGTGCCCGCAGACCGGAACCGCGATGAGAAGGCCCCAGTTGGCACAATTCCTATCGACGCCCTGTTCTCGCCGATCCGCAAGGTTAACTTTACGGTTTCCAATGCCCGCGTCGGCCAGATGACCGATTATGACAAGCTTACGCTTGAGGTGTGGACCAACGGCAGCGTGATCCCGGAAGATGCGGTTGCCTTTGCCGCCAAGATCCTCAAGGAGCAGTTGAGCATCTTCATTAACTTCGACGAGGAAGCCGAACCGAGCGGCGAGGCTGAAGTTGGCGAAGGGGAAAGCCCCATCAACGAGAATCTCTATCGCTCGGTCGATGAACTCGAACTTTCCGTGCGCTCTGCCAACTGCCTCAAGAACGCCGGCATCAAGCTCATTGGTGAGCTTGTGTCCCGGACCGAGGCCGAGATGCTCAAGACACAGAACTTCGGCCGCAAGTCCCTGAACGAGATCAAGGATATACTCGCTGAGATGGGCCTTACGCTTGGTATGAAACTGGAAGGGTTCCCCGATCCGGAAGTCATGCGCAGGCTGCGCGGCGAGCGCAAGGATGAAGAATAA
- a CDS encoding 30S ribosomal protein S4 has product MARYTGPSCRLCRRENMELFLKGERCYTDKCAIKRRNYPPGQHGQGRPKVSNYGVQLREKQKVRRIYGILEKQFRSYFQEADRLKGVTGENLLSLLERRLDNVVYRLGFAASRTEARILVRHNHFTLNGKKANIPSIQLRAGDVIELKEKSRKIACINESLDAVVRRGIPQWLELEKEAYKGVVKILPVREDITMPIQEQLIVELYSK; this is encoded by the coding sequence TTGGCTAGATATACAGGTCCTTCCTGCCGGCTGTGCAGAAGGGAGAACATGGAGTTGTTTCTGAAGGGTGAGCGGTGCTATACCGATAAGTGTGCCATCAAGCGGCGTAACTACCCGCCGGGACAGCATGGGCAGGGAAGGCCGAAGGTTTCCAACTACGGTGTTCAGCTGCGCGAGAAGCAGAAGGTGAGGAGGATATACGGCATCCTCGAGAAGCAGTTCCGGAGCTACTTCCAGGAGGCGGATCGCCTCAAGGGAGTTACCGGTGAGAATCTGCTCTCGCTCCTCGAGCGCCGCCTGGACAATGTGGTGTACCGGCTTGGTTTCGCCGCATCCCGGACCGAGGCCAGAATTCTCGTTCGACACAATCACTTCACGCTGAACGGCAAGAAGGCGAACATCCCTTCGATCCAGCTCCGTGCCGGCGATGTTATCGAACTCAAGGAAAAGAGCCGGAAGATCGCGTGTATCAACGAGTCTCTTGATGCGGTTGTGCGCAGGGGCATTCCCCAGTGGCTTGAGCTTGAGAAGGAAGCTTACAAGGGTGTCGTGAAGATTCTTCCCGTGCGTGAAGACATTACGATGCCGATCCAGGAGCAACTGATCGTCGAGCTCTATTCGAAGTAA
- a CDS encoding 30S ribosomal protein S11 translates to MASPSKKVVRKKKEKKNIPNGVAHIQATFNNTIITITDPVGNVVAWSSAGSKGFKGSRKSTPFAAQIAAEECARKAQEHGMRSVEVFVKGPGSGRESALRALQAAGFHVNFIRDVTPIPHNGCRPPKRRRV, encoded by the coding sequence ATGGCTAGCCCTTCTAAAAAAGTCGTTAGGAAAAAAAAGGAAAAGAAGAATATCCCCAACGGCGTTGCCCATATCCAGGCCACGTTTAACAATACGATCATAACCATCACTGATCCCGTGGGGAATGTCGTGGCATGGTCCTCGGCCGGCTCCAAAGGCTTCAAGGGGTCGCGCAAGAGCACCCCCTTTGCCGCTCAGATCGCGGCTGAGGAGTGTGCACGCAAGGCCCAGGAGCATGGCATGCGGAGCGTGGAAGTTTTCGTAAAGGGACCGGGTTCCGGTCGCGAGTCGGCTCTTCGCGCACTCCAGGCTGCCGGCTTCCACGTCAATTTCATACGGGACGTGACGCCGATTCCCCATAACGGCTGCCGTCCTCCCAAGCGCAGAAGAGTCTAA
- a CDS encoding 30S ribosomal protein S13 codes for MARIAGIDLPRNKRIEIALTYIFGIGRTTAQRILAETGVGADTRTDNLAESEVAKIRDYIDKNLKVEGDLRRDVSMDIKRLMDLGCYRGLRHRKGLPVRGQRTKTNARTRKGPARTVAGKKK; via the coding sequence TTGGCACGCATTGCAGGCATTGACCTACCGAGGAATAAGCGCATTGAGATAGCGCTCACGTACATTTTCGGAATCGGGCGCACGACCGCTCAGCGGATTTTGGCCGAGACCGGCGTTGGCGCCGACACGCGGACCGATAATCTTGCCGAGTCAGAAGTCGCCAAGATCAGGGACTATATCGACAAGAACCTCAAGGTGGAGGGTGATCTCCGCCGTGATGTGTCCATGGATATAAAGCGTCTTATGGATCTTGGATGCTATCGCGGGTTGCGCCATCGGAAAGGGCTTCCGGTGCGCGGCCAACGGACCAAGACCAATGCCCGTACGCGCAAAGGGCCTGCCAGAACTGTCGCAGGCAAGAAGAAATAG
- the rpmJ gene encoding 50S ribosomal protein L36 (smallest protein in the large subunit; similar to what is found with protein L31 and L33 several bacterial genomes contain paralogs which may be regulated by zinc; the protein from Thermus thermophilus has a zinc-binding motif and contains a bound zinc ion; the proteins in this group have the motif), which yields MKVRASVKKICDKCKIVKRKGVVRVICETPKHSQRQG from the coding sequence ATGAAAGTCAGGGCATCCGTAAAAAAAATTTGCGACAAGTGCAAAATCGTCAAGCGCAAAGGTGTTGTGCGCGTTATTTGTGAAACCCCGAAGCATTCCCAAAGACAGGGTTAA
- a CDS encoding type I methionyl aminopeptidase, protein MIILKSPREIEKMRVSGRIVAEVLGILKARIRPGITTLELNELAEAEARRRKARPAFKGYNGFPYSLCCSVNEQVVHGMPNSRELVEGDIISLDFGVVVDGFYGDAAITVPVGSVRPAVLDLLAVTEESLQRAVEASVVGNRLSDISHAVQSYVEARGYSVVREFVGHGIGKNLHEGPQVPNFGEPGRGVKLKAGMVLAIEPMINEKGHHVTILSDGWTAVTCDKGMSAHFEHTVAITENGPDILSKL, encoded by the coding sequence GTGATCATACTCAAGTCGCCCCGTGAAATTGAAAAAATGCGTGTGTCCGGCAGAATAGTCGCCGAAGTTCTTGGAATCCTCAAGGCACGCATCAGGCCGGGCATAACCACGCTGGAGCTCAACGAGCTTGCCGAGGCTGAAGCAAGGAGGCGTAAGGCACGGCCGGCGTTCAAGGGGTATAACGGGTTTCCTTATTCGCTCTGTTGTTCGGTTAACGAACAGGTCGTTCACGGTATGCCGAATAGCCGGGAATTGGTCGAGGGTGACATTATCAGCCTCGATTTTGGTGTTGTCGTGGACGGGTTTTATGGCGATGCAGCCATTACCGTTCCGGTGGGAAGCGTAAGGCCAGCGGTGCTCGACCTTCTTGCCGTAACCGAAGAGTCGCTCCAGCGCGCGGTTGAGGCGTCGGTGGTCGGCAACCGGCTTTCAGATATTTCACACGCAGTGCAAAGCTATGTTGAAGCACGAGGCTATTCAGTCGTGCGTGAATTTGTTGGGCACGGCATAGGTAAAAATCTTCACGAAGGCCCCCAGGTCCCCAACTTCGGAGAGCCGGGGCGCGGCGTGAAGCTCAAGGCCGGGATGGTGCTGGCCATTGAGCCGATGATCAACGAGAAGGGGCATCACGTTACAATTCTCAGTGACGGATGGACCGCAGTCACCTGTGACAAAGGTATGTCGGCTCATTTTGAGCACACAGTGGCTATTACGGAAAATGGTCCTGATATACTGAGCAAGTTATAG
- a CDS encoding adenylate kinase (essential enzyme that recycles AMP in active cells; converts ATP and AMP to two molecules of ADP), producing the protein MNLVFLGPPGAGKGTQANLLTRAYGVPQISTGEILRAAVASKTPMGVKAKEYMEQGALVPDSVVVGIVEERLVSPDCASGFILDGFPRTVAQADALKQVLGALGKQIEHVVSFEVDKGVLLERIVGRRVCRACGRAFHVAFDPPRAEGVCDACGGELYQREDDREDTMRRRLEVYDEQTAPLKSYYEGEMLLRKVNALEPIEDVQRQIALLVESSNG; encoded by the coding sequence ATGAATCTGGTGTTTCTCGGCCCGCCTGGTGCCGGTAAGGGCACGCAGGCGAACCTGTTAACTCGTGCATATGGGGTGCCGCAGATATCGACCGGCGAGATACTTCGTGCTGCTGTTGCGTCGAAAACCCCGATGGGGGTCAAGGCGAAAGAGTACATGGAGCAGGGGGCGCTTGTCCCTGACAGCGTAGTTGTCGGTATTGTGGAGGAACGGCTGGTCTCTCCTGATTGCGCGTCCGGCTTTATCCTTGATGGATTCCCCCGCACCGTGGCTCAGGCCGATGCGCTGAAGCAGGTGCTCGGTGCGTTGGGCAAGCAGATAGAGCATGTTGTCTCGTTTGAGGTCGACAAGGGAGTGTTGCTGGAGCGTATCGTCGGACGCAGGGTCTGTCGTGCGTGTGGCCGGGCGTTTCACGTCGCGTTTGACCCCCCCCGCGCCGAAGGTGTGTGCGATGCGTGCGGCGGTGAACTCTACCAGCGTGAGGACGACCGCGAAGACACCATGCGGCGCAGGCTTGAAGTATATGATGAGCAGACAGCGCCCCTGAAGTCGTATTACGAGGGCGAAATGCTCCTGCGCAAAGTAAACGCCCTGGAGCCGATCGAAGATGTGCAGCGCCAGATTGCGCTGCTGGTTGAGAGTAGTAACGGGTGA
- a CDS encoding preprotein translocase subunit SecY, producing the protein MIDAFQNIFRIPELKKRVLFSLGMLAVYRVGCHIPTPGIDSNALAHFFAQARGTLLGLFDMFSGGALEKLTVFALGIMPYISSSIIFQLLTVVVPSIEKLSKEGESGRKKIIQYTRYGTIVLSVVQALGISIGLESMRGPAGELVVPNPGWGFRLMTVITLTAGTAFIMWLGEQMSEKGVGNGISLIIFAGIVARIPTAILNTGRLIKTGQISLFVILLVVALMFLVIAAIVYVERGQRRLPIHYAKRVVGLKTYGGQTSHLPLKVNMAGVIPPIFASSIIMFPATVANFINVPWVQTVAKSLTPGNWAYEIFYVAFIIFFCYFYTAVSFNPVDVAENVKKHGGYIPGIRPGKETSDYLDRVLTKLTFAGALYISAVCVLPSVLVGKFNLPFYFGGTALLIAVGVGMDTAAQIESHLITRSYEGFMKGVRVRGRR; encoded by the coding sequence TTGATCGATGCATTTCAGAACATCTTCCGGATACCTGAACTGAAGAAGCGAGTGCTTTTTTCACTGGGGATGCTGGCGGTCTACCGGGTAGGCTGCCATATTCCGACCCCCGGCATCGACAGCAACGCACTTGCGCACTTCTTCGCTCAAGCCCGTGGTACACTCCTCGGGCTTTTCGACATGTTTTCGGGGGGTGCGCTGGAGAAGCTGACTGTCTTTGCTCTGGGCATCATGCCCTATATTTCATCGTCCATCATTTTTCAATTGTTGACGGTGGTTGTGCCTTCCATTGAAAAGTTGTCCAAGGAAGGGGAGTCCGGCAGGAAGAAGATCATACAGTACACGCGTTACGGCACGATAGTGCTCAGCGTGGTGCAGGCCCTCGGCATCAGCATCGGTCTGGAGAGCATGCGCGGCCCGGCGGGTGAGCTGGTTGTCCCCAATCCCGGCTGGGGGTTCAGGTTGATGACAGTGATCACGCTTACCGCCGGCACGGCCTTCATCATGTGGCTCGGTGAGCAGATGTCCGAGAAGGGGGTCGGCAACGGAATCTCTCTGATCATCTTTGCCGGAATAGTTGCGCGGATACCGACGGCCATACTCAATACGGGCCGCTTGATCAAGACGGGGCAAATTTCACTGTTCGTGATTCTGCTCGTTGTGGCGCTGATGTTCTTGGTAATAGCCGCCATCGTGTATGTGGAGCGAGGGCAGCGACGGTTGCCGATTCATTACGCGAAGCGGGTCGTCGGGCTTAAAACATATGGGGGCCAGACCTCGCACCTGCCGCTCAAGGTCAACATGGCCGGAGTTATTCCGCCGATTTTCGCATCCTCCATCATCATGTTCCCGGCCACGGTGGCGAACTTCATCAATGTTCCCTGGGTCCAGACAGTTGCCAAAAGCCTGACCCCAGGCAATTGGGCCTACGAAATCTTTTATGTTGCCTTTATTATCTTCTTCTGTTATTTCTATACGGCTGTTTCGTTTAATCCCGTCGATGTCGCGGAGAATGTTAAAAAGCACGGCGGATACATTCCCGGGATTCGTCCGGGCAAGGAAACATCCGACTATCTTGATCGGGTGTTGACAAAGCTCACCTTTGCCGGGGCGCTGTATATCTCGGCCGTATGCGTTCTCCCGTCTGTTCTTGTCGGCAAGTTCAATCTGCCGTTCTACTTTGGGGGTACCGCTCTTCTCATTGCCGTAGGCGTCGGCATGGACACGGCGGCGCAGATCGAATCCCATCTCATCACCCGAAGCTATGAGGGCTTCATGAAGGGTGTGCGGGTGCGGGGCAGGCGGTAA